From the genome of Lutzomyia longipalpis isolate SR_M1_2022 chromosome 2, ASM2433408v1, one region includes:
- the LOC129789369 gene encoding polycomb protein Pcl isoform X5, translating to MSQSEDSAQGGGDTQMDTDDAHFVQPAPPEMHPSTPNTLAKGKSPPEGPANTIMITNKYSNAGVTSQTQKSNNSIMILTSHNHTDVSSNITSSSQINICINNHFSDSITSSSATVTTESGDERLLNGKEAQQQQLDEPDSTTCHFKDSRSQPNTPLVVPPDPTASPSAGKNTPELEDTTNPPAADAQPPPKTSADFASGDEVLVHKGDVFYLGTIIVIGRKQACVYFGDDTKCWVYFDEMRKLNVTANGDASGPLCVHCKERSGKEPDSIVDVCKRCQRGYHKKCTGMDVKNGIHCRRCFEQNSLNGVNGGKYFNKNNNSMGDERLSFSDNSLSPFDTGNFFPLRTSDNKDAWSGSSNNSDLSTASSNGNHKGRKLYTCGRRLRERQEKNYAESTRRPPAAATNPQASTSSGCSDASSSSSSSSSLLNFTAATFLSQQLLSSQRSGAARGSVASDKGQKLKKKNRA from the exons ATGTCACAGAGTGAGGATTCCGCACAAGGTGGTGGCGACACCCAGATGGACACAGACGATGCCCATTTTGTCCAGCCGGCACCCCCTGAGATGCACCCGAGCACCCCCAATACACTGGCAAAGGGAAAATCACCGCCAGAGGGGCCAGCCAATACAATCATGATTACGAATAAGTACAGCAATGCAGGGGTCACGAGTCAGACCCAAAAGAGTAACAACTCCATCATGATTCTCACCTCGCACAATCACACAGACGTGTCGTCGAACATAACGTCGTCAAGTCAAATCAACATCTGCATCAACAATCACTTTAGCGACAGCATCACCAGCTCATCCGCCACGGTGACCACGGAGAGCGGTGATGAGCGGCTGTTGAATGGGAAGGAAGCCCAGCAGCAGCAACTGGATGAACCCGACTCCACAACGTGTCACTTCAAAGACTCTCGATCTCAGCCAAACACGCCCCTTGTCGTGCCACCGGACCCCACGGCCTCTCCGTCAGCAGGCAAGAATACACCCGAACTCGAGGACACCACCAACCCACCGGCCGCAGATGCTCAACCACCGCCCAAGACTTCCGCAGACTTTGCCAGCGGGGACGAGGTACTTGTACACAAGGGGGATGTTTTCTACCTCGGCACCATCATTGTCATCGGCAGGAAGCAGGCATGTGTCTACTTTGGCGATGACACCAAGTGCTGGGTTTACTTCGATGAGATGCGCAAGCTTAACGTCACTGCCAATGGCGATGCTTCCGGACCCCTATGTGTTCACTGCAAAGAGCGCAGTGGTAAGGAGCCCGACTCCATTGTGGATGTCTGCAAGCGCTGTCAACGTGGATACCACAAAAAATGCACGGGAATGGATGTGAAGAATGGGATTCACTGCAGAAG GTGTTTCGAACAAAATAGTCTGAATGGCgtgaatggtggaaaatattttaataagaataacAATTCGATGGGTGATGAAAGATTGTCCTTTTCGGATAATTCTCTATCGCCATTTGAT ACAGGGAATTTCTTCCCACTTCGCACCTCGGACAACAAGGATGCGTGGTCGGGATCGTCAAATAATTCGGACTTAAGCACAGCTTCGTCTAATGGGAATCACAAGGGACGTAAATTGTACACGTGTGGGCGTCGACTGAGGGAGAGGCAGGAGAAGAATTATGCTGAGAGCACACGACGTCCACCGGCTGCTGCAACGAACCCTCAGGCATCCACATCATCTGGCTGTTCCGATGCCTCGTCGTCGTCGTCATCGTCATCGTCGCTACTTAACTTCACAGCCGCAACATTCCTCAGTCAGCAGCTGCTAAGCAGCCAACGTTCGGGCGCAGCTCGAGGGTCTGTCGCATCAGATAAAG gacaaaaattaaagaaaaaaaatcgcgcaTAA
- the LOC129789369 gene encoding polycomb protein Pcl isoform X3, whose translation MSQSEDSAQGGGDTQMDTDDAHFVQPAPPEMHPSTPNTLAKGKSPPEGPANTIMITNKYSNAGVTSQTQKSNNSIMILTSHNHTDVSSNITSSSQINICINNHFSDSITSSSATVTTESGDERLLNGKEAQQQQLDEPDSTTCHFKDSRSQPNTPLVVPPDPTASPSAGKNTPELEDTTNPPAADAQPPPKTSADFASGDEVLVHKGDVFYLGTIIVIGRKQACVYFGDDTKCWVYFDEMRKLNVTANGDASGPLCVHCKERSGKEPDSIVDVCKRCQRGYHKKCTGMDVKNGIHCRRCFEQNSLNGVNGGKYFNKNNNSMGDERLSFSDNSLSPFDTGNFFPLRTSDNKDAWSGSSNNSDLSTASSNGNHKGRKLYTCGRRLRERQEKNYAESTRRPPAAATNPQASTSSGCSDASSSSSSSSSLLNFTAATFLSQQLLSSQRSGAARGSVASDKETHTQRYFPVWCSKRRKKY comes from the exons ATGTCACAGAGTGAGGATTCCGCACAAGGTGGTGGCGACACCCAGATGGACACAGACGATGCCCATTTTGTCCAGCCGGCACCCCCTGAGATGCACCCGAGCACCCCCAATACACTGGCAAAGGGAAAATCACCGCCAGAGGGGCCAGCCAATACAATCATGATTACGAATAAGTACAGCAATGCAGGGGTCACGAGTCAGACCCAAAAGAGTAACAACTCCATCATGATTCTCACCTCGCACAATCACACAGACGTGTCGTCGAACATAACGTCGTCAAGTCAAATCAACATCTGCATCAACAATCACTTTAGCGACAGCATCACCAGCTCATCCGCCACGGTGACCACGGAGAGCGGTGATGAGCGGCTGTTGAATGGGAAGGAAGCCCAGCAGCAGCAACTGGATGAACCCGACTCCACAACGTGTCACTTCAAAGACTCTCGATCTCAGCCAAACACGCCCCTTGTCGTGCCACCGGACCCCACGGCCTCTCCGTCAGCAGGCAAGAATACACCCGAACTCGAGGACACCACCAACCCACCGGCCGCAGATGCTCAACCACCGCCCAAGACTTCCGCAGACTTTGCCAGCGGGGACGAGGTACTTGTACACAAGGGGGATGTTTTCTACCTCGGCACCATCATTGTCATCGGCAGGAAGCAGGCATGTGTCTACTTTGGCGATGACACCAAGTGCTGGGTTTACTTCGATGAGATGCGCAAGCTTAACGTCACTGCCAATGGCGATGCTTCCGGACCCCTATGTGTTCACTGCAAAGAGCGCAGTGGTAAGGAGCCCGACTCCATTGTGGATGTCTGCAAGCGCTGTCAACGTGGATACCACAAAAAATGCACGGGAATGGATGTGAAGAATGGGATTCACTGCAGAAG GTGTTTCGAACAAAATAGTCTGAATGGCgtgaatggtggaaaatattttaataagaataacAATTCGATGGGTGATGAAAGATTGTCCTTTTCGGATAATTCTCTATCGCCATTTGAT ACAGGGAATTTCTTCCCACTTCGCACCTCGGACAACAAGGATGCGTGGTCGGGATCGTCAAATAATTCGGACTTAAGCACAGCTTCGTCTAATGGGAATCACAAGGGACGTAAATTGTACACGTGTGGGCGTCGACTGAGGGAGAGGCAGGAGAAGAATTATGCTGAGAGCACACGACGTCCACCGGCTGCTGCAACGAACCCTCAGGCATCCACATCATCTGGCTGTTCCGATGCCTCGTCGTCGTCGTCATCGTCATCGTCGCTACTTAACTTCACAGCCGCAACATTCCTCAGTCAGCAGCTGCTAAGCAGCCAACGTTCGGGCGCAGCTCGAGGGTCTGTCGCATCAGATAAAG aaacacacacacaaagaTATTTTCCTGTGTGGTgttcaaaaagaagaaaaaaatattaa
- the LOC129789369 gene encoding polycomb protein Pcl isoform X8 has product MSQSEDSAQGGGDTQMDTDDAHFVQPAPPEMHPSTPNTLAKGKSPPEGPANTIMITNKYSNAGVTSQTQKSNNSIMILTSHNHTDVSSNITSSSQINICINNHFSDSITSSSATVTTESGDERLLNGKEAQQQQLDEPDSTTCHFKDSRSQPNTPLVVPPDPTASPSAGKNTPELEDTTNPPAADAQPPPKTSADFASGDEVLVHKGDVFYLGTIIVIGRKQACVYFGDDTKCWVYFDEMRKLNVTANGDASGPLCVHCKERSGKEPDSIVDVCKRCQRGYHKKCTGMDVKNGIHCRRCFEQNSLNGVNGGKYFNKNNNSMGDERLSFSDNSLSPFDTGNFFPLRTSDNKDAWSGSSNNSDLSTASSNGNHKGRKLYTCGRRLRERQEKNYAESTRRPPAAATNPQASTSSGCSDASSSSSSSSSLLNFTAATFLSQQLLSSQRSGAARGSVASDKVI; this is encoded by the exons ATGTCACAGAGTGAGGATTCCGCACAAGGTGGTGGCGACACCCAGATGGACACAGACGATGCCCATTTTGTCCAGCCGGCACCCCCTGAGATGCACCCGAGCACCCCCAATACACTGGCAAAGGGAAAATCACCGCCAGAGGGGCCAGCCAATACAATCATGATTACGAATAAGTACAGCAATGCAGGGGTCACGAGTCAGACCCAAAAGAGTAACAACTCCATCATGATTCTCACCTCGCACAATCACACAGACGTGTCGTCGAACATAACGTCGTCAAGTCAAATCAACATCTGCATCAACAATCACTTTAGCGACAGCATCACCAGCTCATCCGCCACGGTGACCACGGAGAGCGGTGATGAGCGGCTGTTGAATGGGAAGGAAGCCCAGCAGCAGCAACTGGATGAACCCGACTCCACAACGTGTCACTTCAAAGACTCTCGATCTCAGCCAAACACGCCCCTTGTCGTGCCACCGGACCCCACGGCCTCTCCGTCAGCAGGCAAGAATACACCCGAACTCGAGGACACCACCAACCCACCGGCCGCAGATGCTCAACCACCGCCCAAGACTTCCGCAGACTTTGCCAGCGGGGACGAGGTACTTGTACACAAGGGGGATGTTTTCTACCTCGGCACCATCATTGTCATCGGCAGGAAGCAGGCATGTGTCTACTTTGGCGATGACACCAAGTGCTGGGTTTACTTCGATGAGATGCGCAAGCTTAACGTCACTGCCAATGGCGATGCTTCCGGACCCCTATGTGTTCACTGCAAAGAGCGCAGTGGTAAGGAGCCCGACTCCATTGTGGATGTCTGCAAGCGCTGTCAACGTGGATACCACAAAAAATGCACGGGAATGGATGTGAAGAATGGGATTCACTGCAGAAG GTGTTTCGAACAAAATAGTCTGAATGGCgtgaatggtggaaaatattttaataagaataacAATTCGATGGGTGATGAAAGATTGTCCTTTTCGGATAATTCTCTATCGCCATTTGAT ACAGGGAATTTCTTCCCACTTCGCACCTCGGACAACAAGGATGCGTGGTCGGGATCGTCAAATAATTCGGACTTAAGCACAGCTTCGTCTAATGGGAATCACAAGGGACGTAAATTGTACACGTGTGGGCGTCGACTGAGGGAGAGGCAGGAGAAGAATTATGCTGAGAGCACACGACGTCCACCGGCTGCTGCAACGAACCCTCAGGCATCCACATCATCTGGCTGTTCCGATGCCTCGTCGTCGTCGTCATCGTCATCGTCGCTACTTAACTTCACAGCCGCAACATTCCTCAGTCAGCAGCTGCTAAGCAGCCAACGTTCGGGCGCAGCTCGAGGGTCTGTCGCATCAGATAAAG TGATTTAA
- the LOC129789369 gene encoding polycomb protein Pcl isoform X4: MSQSEDSAQGGGDTQMDTDDAHFVQPAPPEMHPSTPNTLAKGKSPPEGPANTIMITNKYSNAGVTSQTQKSNNSIMILTSHNHTDVSSNITSSSQINICINNHFSDSITSSSATVTTESGDERLLNGKEAQQQQLDEPDSTTCHFKDSRSQPNTPLVVPPDPTASPSAGKNTPELEDTTNPPAADAQPPPKTSADFASGDEVLVHKGDVFYLGTIIVIGRKQACVYFGDDTKCWVYFDEMRKLNVTANGDASGPLCVHCKERSGKEPDSIVDVCKRCQRGYHKKCTGMDVKNGIHCRRCFEQNSLNGVNGGKYFNKNNNSMGDERLSFSDNSLSPFDTGNFFPLRTSDNKDAWSGSSNNSDLSTASSNGNHKGRKLYTCGRRLRERQEKNYAESTRRPPAAATNPQASTSSGCSDASSSSSSSSSLLNFTAATFLSQQLLSSQRSGAARGSVASDKESWEFLQKMAA, from the exons ATGTCACAGAGTGAGGATTCCGCACAAGGTGGTGGCGACACCCAGATGGACACAGACGATGCCCATTTTGTCCAGCCGGCACCCCCTGAGATGCACCCGAGCACCCCCAATACACTGGCAAAGGGAAAATCACCGCCAGAGGGGCCAGCCAATACAATCATGATTACGAATAAGTACAGCAATGCAGGGGTCACGAGTCAGACCCAAAAGAGTAACAACTCCATCATGATTCTCACCTCGCACAATCACACAGACGTGTCGTCGAACATAACGTCGTCAAGTCAAATCAACATCTGCATCAACAATCACTTTAGCGACAGCATCACCAGCTCATCCGCCACGGTGACCACGGAGAGCGGTGATGAGCGGCTGTTGAATGGGAAGGAAGCCCAGCAGCAGCAACTGGATGAACCCGACTCCACAACGTGTCACTTCAAAGACTCTCGATCTCAGCCAAACACGCCCCTTGTCGTGCCACCGGACCCCACGGCCTCTCCGTCAGCAGGCAAGAATACACCCGAACTCGAGGACACCACCAACCCACCGGCCGCAGATGCTCAACCACCGCCCAAGACTTCCGCAGACTTTGCCAGCGGGGACGAGGTACTTGTACACAAGGGGGATGTTTTCTACCTCGGCACCATCATTGTCATCGGCAGGAAGCAGGCATGTGTCTACTTTGGCGATGACACCAAGTGCTGGGTTTACTTCGATGAGATGCGCAAGCTTAACGTCACTGCCAATGGCGATGCTTCCGGACCCCTATGTGTTCACTGCAAAGAGCGCAGTGGTAAGGAGCCCGACTCCATTGTGGATGTCTGCAAGCGCTGTCAACGTGGATACCACAAAAAATGCACGGGAATGGATGTGAAGAATGGGATTCACTGCAGAAG GTGTTTCGAACAAAATAGTCTGAATGGCgtgaatggtggaaaatattttaataagaataacAATTCGATGGGTGATGAAAGATTGTCCTTTTCGGATAATTCTCTATCGCCATTTGAT ACAGGGAATTTCTTCCCACTTCGCACCTCGGACAACAAGGATGCGTGGTCGGGATCGTCAAATAATTCGGACTTAAGCACAGCTTCGTCTAATGGGAATCACAAGGGACGTAAATTGTACACGTGTGGGCGTCGACTGAGGGAGAGGCAGGAGAAGAATTATGCTGAGAGCACACGACGTCCACCGGCTGCTGCAACGAACCCTCAGGCATCCACATCATCTGGCTGTTCCGATGCCTCGTCGTCGTCGTCATCGTCATCGTCGCTACTTAACTTCACAGCCGCAACATTCCTCAGTCAGCAGCTGCTAAGCAGCCAACGTTCGGGCGCAGCTCGAGGGTCTGTCGCATCAGATAAAG AATCTTGggaatttctgcaaaaaatgGCTGCTTAG
- the LOC129789369 gene encoding polycomb protein Pcl isoform X6 — MSQSEDSAQGGGDTQMDTDDAHFVQPAPPEMHPSTPNTLAKGKSPPEGPANTIMITNKYSNAGVTSQTQKSNNSIMILTSHNHTDVSSNITSSSQINICINNHFSDSITSSSATVTTESGDERLLNGKEAQQQQLDEPDSTTCHFKDSRSQPNTPLVVPPDPTASPSAGKNTPELEDTTNPPAADAQPPPKTSADFASGDEVLVHKGDVFYLGTIIVIGRKQACVYFGDDTKCWVYFDEMRKLNVTANGDASGPLCVHCKERSGKEPDSIVDVCKRCQRGYHKKCTGMDVKNGIHCRRCFEQNSLNGVNGGKYFNKNNNSMGDERLSFSDNSLSPFDTGNFFPLRTSDNKDAWSGSSNNSDLSTASSNGNHKGRKLYTCGRRLRERQEKNYAESTRRPPAAATNPQASTSSGCSDASSSSSSSSSLLNFTAATFLSQQLLSSQRSGAARGSVASDKEIF; from the exons ATGTCACAGAGTGAGGATTCCGCACAAGGTGGTGGCGACACCCAGATGGACACAGACGATGCCCATTTTGTCCAGCCGGCACCCCCTGAGATGCACCCGAGCACCCCCAATACACTGGCAAAGGGAAAATCACCGCCAGAGGGGCCAGCCAATACAATCATGATTACGAATAAGTACAGCAATGCAGGGGTCACGAGTCAGACCCAAAAGAGTAACAACTCCATCATGATTCTCACCTCGCACAATCACACAGACGTGTCGTCGAACATAACGTCGTCAAGTCAAATCAACATCTGCATCAACAATCACTTTAGCGACAGCATCACCAGCTCATCCGCCACGGTGACCACGGAGAGCGGTGATGAGCGGCTGTTGAATGGGAAGGAAGCCCAGCAGCAGCAACTGGATGAACCCGACTCCACAACGTGTCACTTCAAAGACTCTCGATCTCAGCCAAACACGCCCCTTGTCGTGCCACCGGACCCCACGGCCTCTCCGTCAGCAGGCAAGAATACACCCGAACTCGAGGACACCACCAACCCACCGGCCGCAGATGCTCAACCACCGCCCAAGACTTCCGCAGACTTTGCCAGCGGGGACGAGGTACTTGTACACAAGGGGGATGTTTTCTACCTCGGCACCATCATTGTCATCGGCAGGAAGCAGGCATGTGTCTACTTTGGCGATGACACCAAGTGCTGGGTTTACTTCGATGAGATGCGCAAGCTTAACGTCACTGCCAATGGCGATGCTTCCGGACCCCTATGTGTTCACTGCAAAGAGCGCAGTGGTAAGGAGCCCGACTCCATTGTGGATGTCTGCAAGCGCTGTCAACGTGGATACCACAAAAAATGCACGGGAATGGATGTGAAGAATGGGATTCACTGCAGAAG GTGTTTCGAACAAAATAGTCTGAATGGCgtgaatggtggaaaatattttaataagaataacAATTCGATGGGTGATGAAAGATTGTCCTTTTCGGATAATTCTCTATCGCCATTTGAT ACAGGGAATTTCTTCCCACTTCGCACCTCGGACAACAAGGATGCGTGGTCGGGATCGTCAAATAATTCGGACTTAAGCACAGCTTCGTCTAATGGGAATCACAAGGGACGTAAATTGTACACGTGTGGGCGTCGACTGAGGGAGAGGCAGGAGAAGAATTATGCTGAGAGCACACGACGTCCACCGGCTGCTGCAACGAACCCTCAGGCATCCACATCATCTGGCTGTTCCGATGCCTCGTCGTCGTCGTCATCGTCATCGTCGCTACTTAACTTCACAGCCGCAACATTCCTCAGTCAGCAGCTGCTAAGCAGCCAACGTTCGGGCGCAGCTCGAGGGTCTGTCGCATCAGATAAAG aaatattttaa
- the LOC129789369 gene encoding polycomb protein Pcl isoform X2, with protein MSQSEDSAQGGGDTQMDTDDAHFVQPAPPEMHPSTPNTLAKGKSPPEGPANTIMITNKYSNAGVTSQTQKSNNSIMILTSHNHTDVSSNITSSSQINICINNHFSDSITSSSATVTTESGDERLLNGKEAQQQQLDEPDSTTCHFKDSRSQPNTPLVVPPDPTASPSAGKNTPELEDTTNPPAADAQPPPKTSADFASGDEVLVHKGDVFYLGTIIVIGRKQACVYFGDDTKCWVYFDEMRKLNVTANGDASGPLCVHCKERSGKEPDSIVDVCKRCQRGYHKKCTGMDVKNGIHCRRCFEQNSLNGVNGGKYFNKNNNSMGDERLSFSDNSLSPFDTGNFFPLRTSDNKDAWSGSSNNSDLSTASSNGNHKGRKLYTCGRRLRERQEKNYAESTRRPPAAATNPQASTSSGCSDASSSSSSSSSLLNFTAATFLSQQLLSSQRSGAARGSVASDKEKSAHVPEFGGKGWSGFVSKH; from the exons ATGTCACAGAGTGAGGATTCCGCACAAGGTGGTGGCGACACCCAGATGGACACAGACGATGCCCATTTTGTCCAGCCGGCACCCCCTGAGATGCACCCGAGCACCCCCAATACACTGGCAAAGGGAAAATCACCGCCAGAGGGGCCAGCCAATACAATCATGATTACGAATAAGTACAGCAATGCAGGGGTCACGAGTCAGACCCAAAAGAGTAACAACTCCATCATGATTCTCACCTCGCACAATCACACAGACGTGTCGTCGAACATAACGTCGTCAAGTCAAATCAACATCTGCATCAACAATCACTTTAGCGACAGCATCACCAGCTCATCCGCCACGGTGACCACGGAGAGCGGTGATGAGCGGCTGTTGAATGGGAAGGAAGCCCAGCAGCAGCAACTGGATGAACCCGACTCCACAACGTGTCACTTCAAAGACTCTCGATCTCAGCCAAACACGCCCCTTGTCGTGCCACCGGACCCCACGGCCTCTCCGTCAGCAGGCAAGAATACACCCGAACTCGAGGACACCACCAACCCACCGGCCGCAGATGCTCAACCACCGCCCAAGACTTCCGCAGACTTTGCCAGCGGGGACGAGGTACTTGTACACAAGGGGGATGTTTTCTACCTCGGCACCATCATTGTCATCGGCAGGAAGCAGGCATGTGTCTACTTTGGCGATGACACCAAGTGCTGGGTTTACTTCGATGAGATGCGCAAGCTTAACGTCACTGCCAATGGCGATGCTTCCGGACCCCTATGTGTTCACTGCAAAGAGCGCAGTGGTAAGGAGCCCGACTCCATTGTGGATGTCTGCAAGCGCTGTCAACGTGGATACCACAAAAAATGCACGGGAATGGATGTGAAGAATGGGATTCACTGCAGAAG GTGTTTCGAACAAAATAGTCTGAATGGCgtgaatggtggaaaatattttaataagaataacAATTCGATGGGTGATGAAAGATTGTCCTTTTCGGATAATTCTCTATCGCCATTTGAT ACAGGGAATTTCTTCCCACTTCGCACCTCGGACAACAAGGATGCGTGGTCGGGATCGTCAAATAATTCGGACTTAAGCACAGCTTCGTCTAATGGGAATCACAAGGGACGTAAATTGTACACGTGTGGGCGTCGACTGAGGGAGAGGCAGGAGAAGAATTATGCTGAGAGCACACGACGTCCACCGGCTGCTGCAACGAACCCTCAGGCATCCACATCATCTGGCTGTTCCGATGCCTCGTCGTCGTCGTCATCGTCATCGTCGCTACTTAACTTCACAGCCGCAACATTCCTCAGTCAGCAGCTGCTAAGCAGCCAACGTTCGGGCGCAGCTCGAGGGTCTGTCGCATCAGATAAAG aaaagtcGGCACACGTACCAGAATTTGGTGGAAAGGGGTGGTCTGGGTTTGTTAGCAAGCACTGA
- the LOC129789369 gene encoding polycomb protein Pcl isoform X7: MSQSEDSAQGGGDTQMDTDDAHFVQPAPPEMHPSTPNTLAKGKSPPEGPANTIMITNKYSNAGVTSQTQKSNNSIMILTSHNHTDVSSNITSSSQINICINNHFSDSITSSSATVTTESGDERLLNGKEAQQQQLDEPDSTTCHFKDSRSQPNTPLVVPPDPTASPSAGKNTPELEDTTNPPAADAQPPPKTSADFASGDEVLVHKGDVFYLGTIIVIGRKQACVYFGDDTKCWVYFDEMRKLNVTANGDASGPLCVHCKERSGKEPDSIVDVCKRCQRGYHKKCTGMDVKNGIHCRRCFEQNSLNGVNGGKYFNKNNNSMGDERLSFSDNSLSPFDTGNFFPLRTSDNKDAWSGSSNNSDLSTASSNGNHKGRKLYTCGRRLRERQEKNYAESTRRPPAAATNPQASTSSGCSDASSSSSSSSSLLNFTAATFLSQQLLSSQRSGAARGSVASDKEI; encoded by the exons ATGTCACAGAGTGAGGATTCCGCACAAGGTGGTGGCGACACCCAGATGGACACAGACGATGCCCATTTTGTCCAGCCGGCACCCCCTGAGATGCACCCGAGCACCCCCAATACACTGGCAAAGGGAAAATCACCGCCAGAGGGGCCAGCCAATACAATCATGATTACGAATAAGTACAGCAATGCAGGGGTCACGAGTCAGACCCAAAAGAGTAACAACTCCATCATGATTCTCACCTCGCACAATCACACAGACGTGTCGTCGAACATAACGTCGTCAAGTCAAATCAACATCTGCATCAACAATCACTTTAGCGACAGCATCACCAGCTCATCCGCCACGGTGACCACGGAGAGCGGTGATGAGCGGCTGTTGAATGGGAAGGAAGCCCAGCAGCAGCAACTGGATGAACCCGACTCCACAACGTGTCACTTCAAAGACTCTCGATCTCAGCCAAACACGCCCCTTGTCGTGCCACCGGACCCCACGGCCTCTCCGTCAGCAGGCAAGAATACACCCGAACTCGAGGACACCACCAACCCACCGGCCGCAGATGCTCAACCACCGCCCAAGACTTCCGCAGACTTTGCCAGCGGGGACGAGGTACTTGTACACAAGGGGGATGTTTTCTACCTCGGCACCATCATTGTCATCGGCAGGAAGCAGGCATGTGTCTACTTTGGCGATGACACCAAGTGCTGGGTTTACTTCGATGAGATGCGCAAGCTTAACGTCACTGCCAATGGCGATGCTTCCGGACCCCTATGTGTTCACTGCAAAGAGCGCAGTGGTAAGGAGCCCGACTCCATTGTGGATGTCTGCAAGCGCTGTCAACGTGGATACCACAAAAAATGCACGGGAATGGATGTGAAGAATGGGATTCACTGCAGAAG GTGTTTCGAACAAAATAGTCTGAATGGCgtgaatggtggaaaatattttaataagaataacAATTCGATGGGTGATGAAAGATTGTCCTTTTCGGATAATTCTCTATCGCCATTTGAT ACAGGGAATTTCTTCCCACTTCGCACCTCGGACAACAAGGATGCGTGGTCGGGATCGTCAAATAATTCGGACTTAAGCACAGCTTCGTCTAATGGGAATCACAAGGGACGTAAATTGTACACGTGTGGGCGTCGACTGAGGGAGAGGCAGGAGAAGAATTATGCTGAGAGCACACGACGTCCACCGGCTGCTGCAACGAACCCTCAGGCATCCACATCATCTGGCTGTTCCGATGCCTCGTCGTCGTCGTCATCGTCATCGTCGCTACTTAACTTCACAGCCGCAACATTCCTCAGTCAGCAGCTGCTAAGCAGCCAACGTTCGGGCGCAGCTCGAGGGTCTGTCGCATCAGATAAAG aaatttaa